The Aquila chrysaetos chrysaetos chromosome 6, bAquChr1.4, whole genome shotgun sequence genome window below encodes:
- the LOC115343177 gene encoding keratin, type II cytoskeletal 1-like isoform X2 has product MAEERGAELGAAPKRRREPVCRQRRSVRSAARRGRWQPSWGAATAPRRGGAAAEGGGARGSGVCRRGGGGGEAAHAGTEGEVGGGGGQQAWRARRARLHGGGGRQQRGGSGVRRGCCGGARRGPRRGQRYRTLRGRGAGNRLDPGDPRRSCTDPLEKNLTSRTKATLEPFIFFIEPNGGFQGAGRANLKHDSKEAPSAHVSFRKKNETSPIFLDCTHTSSVSCH; this is encoded by the exons ATGGCGGAGGAGCGGGGGGCCGAGCTGGGGGCCGCCCCGAAGCGCCGCAGGGAGCCCGTCTGCAGGCAGCGCCGCTCCGTGCGCTCCGCGGCGCGGAGGGGGCGGTGGCAGCCAAGCTGGGGGGCCGCAACCGCTCCGCGCAGGGGGGGAGCCGCGGCGGAGGGAGGGGGCGCCCGGGGAAGCGGCGTGTGCCGCcggggaggcggagggggggagGCTGCACACGCAGGCACCGAGGGcgaagttgggggggggggggggcagcaggcttGGCGTGCACGGAGAGCCCGGCTCCACGGGGGAGGGGGACGGCAGCAG CGCGGAGGGTCCGGAGTCCGGCGAGGATGCTGCGGCGGCGCCCGGCGCGGCCCGCGCCGCGGGCAGCGGTACCGCACGCTGCGCGGCCGCGGAGCGGGGAATCGGCTCGATCCCGGCGATCCCAGGAGAAGCTGCACGGATCCACTCG aaaaaaatctaacttCAAGAACGAAGGCAACTCTCGAGcccttcatctttttcattgaGCCGAACGGTGGTTTTCAAGGGGCAGGACGCGCAAATCTCAAGCATGACAGCAAAGAAGCCCCTTCTGCTCACGTCAGTTTTCGGAAGAAGAATGAAACTTCTCCTATATTCCTGGACTGCACGCACACGAGCTCTGTTAGTTGTCACTAA
- the LOC115343177 gene encoding translation initiation factor IF-2-like isoform X1: MPWERVFLRGAAPGFRGGGGSRGCDPPKQGSGEVSTRLPPTAEPGGERPGPGKPPRLRGTGALYHALHPPPLSPGGDARGRAPTAGQRQRLGSAHLRGPRPRGGRQPRPLRAAPRPCAPPPPPPPPPRGEAWAEGAPSGPRGEAGGGAERGHRGSGGGAARRGQSGPAGAEPPKPRAEFRAGGRAEAAPGPGRAPRLGRTERGAAVAGGGGGAGAGKREMRPAAARALTGQRRLPQPAQATGLPAVLIVFSFFFLTEEKNLTSRTKATLEPFIFFIEPNGGFQGAGRANLKHDSKEAPSAHVSFRKKNETSPIFLDCTHTSSVSCH; encoded by the coding sequence ATGCCCTGGGAACGGGTTTTCCTccgcggggcagcccccggctttagggggggcggggggagtcGGGGCTGCGATCCCCCCAAGCAGGGGTCAGGAGAGGTTTCCACCCGGCTCCCTCCAACAGCCGAGCCCGGGGGCgagcggccggggccggggaaACCGCCGCGCCTCCGCGGCACCGGGGCGTTATATCAcgccctccaccccccccccctctcgCCGGGCGGGGACGCCCGGGGCCGGGCACCCACGGCGGGGCAGCGACagcggctcggctcggctcacCTGCGCGgtccccggccccggggcggccggCAGCCGCGGCCGCTGCGCGCTGCCCCGCGGCCctgcgcgccgccgccgccgccgccgccgccgccgcggggggaAGCCTGGGCAGAGGGCGCCCCCTCTGGGCCGCGCGGGGaagcgggcggcggggccgagcgGGGTCaccggggcagcggcggcggagcggcccGGCGGGGGCAGAGCGGCCCGGCGGGGGCAGAGCCGCCGAAGCCCCGCGCCGAGTTCAGGGCCGGGGGCCGCGCCGAGgctgccccggggccggggcgggcgccgCGGCTCGGGCGCACGGAGCGGGGAGCGGCGGTcgcaggcggcggcggaggggctggggctgggaagcGGGAGATgcgccccgccgcagcccgggCTCTGACCGGGCAAAGGAGGCTCCCGCAGCCGGCCCAGGCAACGGGGCTGCCGGCTGTtctaattgtattttcttttttctttttaacggaggaaaaaaatctaacttCAAGAACGAAGGCAACTCTCGAGcccttcatctttttcattgaGCCGAACGGTGGTTTTCAAGGGGCAGGACGCGCAAATCTCAAGCATGACAGCAAAGAAGCCCCTTCTGCTCACGTCAGTTTTCGGAAGAAGAATGAAACTTCTCCTATATTCCTGGACTGCACGCACACGAGCTCTGTTAGTTGTCACTAA
- the LOC115343177 gene encoding translation initiation factor IF-2-like isoform X5 produces MAEERGAELGAAPKRRREPVCRQRRSVRSAARRGRWQPSWGAATAPRRGGAAAEGGGARGSGVCRRGGGGGEAAHAGTEGEVGGGGGQQAWRARRARLHGGGGRQQAARRVRSPARMLRRRPARPAPRAAVPHAARPRSGESARSRRSQEKLHGSTRKKSNFKNEGNSRALHLFH; encoded by the exons ATGGCGGAGGAGCGGGGGGCCGAGCTGGGGGCCGCCCCGAAGCGCCGCAGGGAGCCCGTCTGCAGGCAGCGCCGCTCCGTGCGCTCCGCGGCGCGGAGGGGGCGGTGGCAGCCAAGCTGGGGGGCCGCAACCGCTCCGCGCAGGGGGGGAGCCGCGGCGGAGGGAGGGGGCGCCCGGGGAAGCGGCGTGTGCCGCcggggaggcggagggggggagGCTGCACACGCAGGCACCGAGGGcgaagttgggggggggggggggcagcaggcttGGCGTGCACGGAGAGCCCGGCTCCACGGGGGAGGGGGACGGCAGCAG gcaGCGCGGAGGGTCCGGAGTCCGGCGAGGATGCTGCGGCGGCGCCCGGCGCGGCCCGCGCCGCGGGCAGCGGTACCGCACGCTGCGCGGCCGCGGAGCGGGGAATCGGCTCGATCCCGGCGATCCCAGGAGAAGCTGCACGGATCCACTCG aaaaaaatctaacttCAAGAACGAAGGCAACTCTCGAGcccttcatctttttcattga
- the LOC115343177 gene encoding rRNA 2'-O-methyltransferase fibrillarin-like isoform X3: MAEERGAELGAAPKRRREPVCRQRRSVRSAARRGRWQPSWGAATAPRRGGAAAEGGGARGSGVCRRGGGGGEAAHAGTEGEVGGGGGQQAWRARRARLHGGGGRQQRGGSGVRRGCCGGARRGPRRGQRYRTLRGRGAGNRLDPGDPRRSCTDPLGVKTTWELQPITETPWVPHYLGD, translated from the exons ATGGCGGAGGAGCGGGGGGCCGAGCTGGGGGCCGCCCCGAAGCGCCGCAGGGAGCCCGTCTGCAGGCAGCGCCGCTCCGTGCGCTCCGCGGCGCGGAGGGGGCGGTGGCAGCCAAGCTGGGGGGCCGCAACCGCTCCGCGCAGGGGGGGAGCCGCGGCGGAGGGAGGGGGCGCCCGGGGAAGCGGCGTGTGCCGCcggggaggcggagggggggagGCTGCACACGCAGGCACCGAGGGcgaagttgggggggggggggggcagcaggcttGGCGTGCACGGAGAGCCCGGCTCCACGGGGGAGGGGGACGGCAGCAG CGCGGAGGGTCCGGAGTCCGGCGAGGATGCTGCGGCGGCGCCCGGCGCGGCCCGCGCCGCGGGCAGCGGTACCGCACGCTGCGCGGCCGCGGAGCGGGGAATCGGCTCGATCCCGGCGATCCCAGGAGAAGCTGCACGGATCCACTCG GAGTTAAAACCACGTGGGAACTCCAACCTATAACAGAGACGCCATGGGTTCCTCACTATTTAGGAGATTAA
- the LOC115343177 gene encoding circumsporozoite protein-like isoform X7, producing MAEERGAELGAAPKRRREPVCRQRRSVRSAARRGRWQPSWGAATAPRRGGAAAEGGGARGSGVCRRGGGGGEAAHAGTEGEVGGGGGQQAWRARRARLHGGGGRQQAARRVRSPARMLRRRPARPAPRAAVPHAARPRSGESARSRRSQEKLHGSTRS from the exons ATGGCGGAGGAGCGGGGGGCCGAGCTGGGGGCCGCCCCGAAGCGCCGCAGGGAGCCCGTCTGCAGGCAGCGCCGCTCCGTGCGCTCCGCGGCGCGGAGGGGGCGGTGGCAGCCAAGCTGGGGGGCCGCAACCGCTCCGCGCAGGGGGGGAGCCGCGGCGGAGGGAGGGGGCGCCCGGGGAAGCGGCGTGTGCCGCcggggaggcggagggggggagGCTGCACACGCAGGCACCGAGGGcgaagttgggggggggggggggcagcaggcttGGCGTGCACGGAGAGCCCGGCTCCACGGGGGAGGGGGACGGCAGCAG gcaGCGCGGAGGGTCCGGAGTCCGGCGAGGATGCTGCGGCGGCGCCCGGCGCGGCCCGCGCCGCGGGCAGCGGTACCGCACGCTGCGCGGCCGCGGAGCGGGGAATCGGCTCGATCCCGGCGATCCCAGGAGAAGCTGCACGGATCCACTCG GAGTTAA
- the LOC115343177 gene encoding circumsporozoite protein-like isoform X4 translates to MAEERGAELGAAPKRRREPVCRQRRSVRSAARRGRWQPSWGAATAPRRGGAAAEGGGARGSGVCRRGGGGGEAAHAGTEGEVGGGGGQQAWRARRARLHGGGGRQQAARRVRSPARMLRRRPARPAPRAAVPHAARPRSGESARSRRSQEKLHGSTRGRSRGSGSLLAYLPLISSC, encoded by the exons ATGGCGGAGGAGCGGGGGGCCGAGCTGGGGGCCGCCCCGAAGCGCCGCAGGGAGCCCGTCTGCAGGCAGCGCCGCTCCGTGCGCTCCGCGGCGCGGAGGGGGCGGTGGCAGCCAAGCTGGGGGGCCGCAACCGCTCCGCGCAGGGGGGGAGCCGCGGCGGAGGGAGGGGGCGCCCGGGGAAGCGGCGTGTGCCGCcggggaggcggagggggggagGCTGCACACGCAGGCACCGAGGGcgaagttgggggggggggggggcagcaggcttGGCGTGCACGGAGAGCCCGGCTCCACGGGGGAGGGGGACGGCAGCAG gcaGCGCGGAGGGTCCGGAGTCCGGCGAGGATGCTGCGGCGGCGCCCGGCGCGGCCCGCGCCGCGGGCAGCGGTACCGCACGCTGCGCGGCCGCGGAGCGGGGAATCGGCTCGATCCCGGCGATCCCAGGAGAAGCTGCACGGATCCACTCG TGGAAGGTCTCGGGGAAGCGGCTCGCTCCTCGCTTATCTTCCTCTGATCTCCTCCTGCTAA
- the LOC115343177 gene encoding rRNA 2'-O-methyltransferase fibrillarin-like isoform X6: MAEERGAELGAAPKRRREPVCRQRRSVRSAARRGRWQPSWGAATAPRRGGAAAEGGGARGSGVCRRGGGGGEAAHAGTEGEVGGGGGQQAWRARRARLHGGGGRQQRGGSGVRRGCCGGARRGPRRGQRYRTLRGRGAGNRLDPGDPRRSCTDPLVEGLGEAARSSLIFL, encoded by the exons ATGGCGGAGGAGCGGGGGGCCGAGCTGGGGGCCGCCCCGAAGCGCCGCAGGGAGCCCGTCTGCAGGCAGCGCCGCTCCGTGCGCTCCGCGGCGCGGAGGGGGCGGTGGCAGCCAAGCTGGGGGGCCGCAACCGCTCCGCGCAGGGGGGGAGCCGCGGCGGAGGGAGGGGGCGCCCGGGGAAGCGGCGTGTGCCGCcggggaggcggagggggggagGCTGCACACGCAGGCACCGAGGGcgaagttgggggggggggggggcagcaggcttGGCGTGCACGGAGAGCCCGGCTCCACGGGGGAGGGGGACGGCAGCAG CGCGGAGGGTCCGGAGTCCGGCGAGGATGCTGCGGCGGCGCCCGGCGCGGCCCGCGCCGCGGGCAGCGGTACCGCACGCTGCGCGGCCGCGGAGCGGGGAATCGGCTCGATCCCGGCGATCCCAGGAGAAGCTGCACGGATCCACTCG TGGAAGGTCTCGGGGAAGCGGCTCGCTCCTCGCTTATCTTCCTCTGA
- the INHBB gene encoding inhibin beta B chain: MDGAARRGVLAALLACGLLLLGAAATPTPPAPAGGSPQDTCTSCGFRRPEEPGKVDGDFLEAVKRHILSRLQMRDRPNITHAVPKAAMVTALRKLHAGKVREDGRVEIPSLDGQASAGPPAHDPVSEIISFAETDDLASSRVRLYFFISNEGNQNLFVVQASLWLYLKLLPYVLEKGSRRKVRVKVYFQDPDTSNKWNVVEKKVDLKRSGWHTFPMTEAIQALFERGERRLNLDVQCEGCEEYSVLPIYVDPGEESHRPFLVVQARLADNKHRIRKRGLECDGRTNLCCRQQFYIDFRLIGWNDWIIAPSGYYGNYCEGSCPAYLAGVPGSASSFHTAVVNQYRMRGLNPGTVNSCCIPTKLSTMSMLYFDDEYNIVKRDVPNMIVEECGCA; encoded by the exons ATGGACGGGGCGGCTCGCCGGGGGGTGCTGGCCGCGCTGCTGGCCTGCgggctgctcctgctgggcGCCGCGGCCACCCCGaccccgccggcccccgccggcgGCTCCCCGCAGGACACATGCACCTCCTGCGGCTTCCGGCGGCCCGAGGAGCCGGGCAAGGTGGACGGGGATTTCCTGGAGGCGGTGAAGAGGCACATCCTGAGCCGGCTGCAGATGCGGGACCGGCCCAACATCACGCACGCCGTGCCCAAGGCGGCCATGGTCACGGCGCTGCGCAAGCTGCACGCCGGCAAGGTGCGGGAGGACGGCCGCGTGGAGATCCCCAGCCTGGACGGGCAGGCGAGCGCCGGGCCCCCGGCCCACGACCCCGTCTCCGAGATCATCAGCTTCGCCGAGACAG ACGATCTGGCCTCATCTAGAGTCCGCCTCTATTTCTTCATCTCGAATGAAGGGAACCAGAACTTGTTTGTCGTTCAAGCCAGCCTGTGGCTTTACTTGAAGCTGCTTCCATATGTCTTAGAGAAAGGCAGCAGGCGAAAAGTAAGAGTCAAAGTCTATTTCCAAGACCCGGACACTAGCAACAAGTGGAATGTGGTTGAAAAGAAAGTTGATCTCAAAAGAAGTGGTTGGCACACTTTTCCCATGACAGAGGCGATCCAGGCTCTGtttgagagaggagaaaggagactGAACTTGGATGTTCAATGTGAGGGCTGTGAAGAGTATTCAGTGCTGCCAATTTATGTGGACCCCGGGGAGGAATCCCACCGGCCTTTTTTAGTGGTGCAAGCCCGCCTCGCCGATAACAAACACAGGATCCGGAAAAGAGGCCTGGAGTGCGATGGCAGGACCAATCTATGTTGCAGGCAACAGTTTTACATTGACTTTAGACTCATTGGGTGGAATGACTGGATCATAGCACCATCAGGTTACTATGGGAATTACTGTGAAGGGAGCTGCCCGGCCTACTTGGCCGGCGTCCCGGGGTCGGCTTCCTCCTTTCACACCGCCGTCGTGAATCAGTACCGAATGCGGGGGCTGAACCCGGGCACCGTGAACTCCTGTTGCATTCCAACCAAACTTAGCACAATGTCAATGCTGTACTTTGATGATGAATACAACATTGTGAAAAGGGACGTTCCCAATATGATTGTGGAAGAATGTGGTTGTGCTTGA